Proteins encoded together in one Planctopirus ephydatiae window:
- the ftsH gene encoding ATP-dependent zinc metalloprotease FtsH produces the protein MTEPKSSENQPTQSSTPQPVKPEPVKPEIVKPEIVKSEPLKSDPVKPDPVKTEPAKPLGTKRKAEKPGSSNLVWYLLIAIVISIGVFTLGGSGKRTTVEFSDFKQRLKQGSLTATNVFEVEIGPTSIRYQDQPGNKGREATSSKRVIPAYFVVPVVGMRDGAQTSIIELLDKNGINYGFSAEPPEWQMMLYYLGVPLILLAVFLYVFRKMAGPGAAMSFGRSRGKLYAQEEIGVTFQDVAGIDEAVEELREVVEFLKTPEKYQALGGRIPRGVLLVGPPGTGKTLLAKAVAGEAGVPFFGLSGSDFVEMFVGVGAARVRDMFQQAGERSPAIIFIDELDALGKVRGSGMPGGHDEREQTLNALLVEMDGFSSDQSVIVMGATNRPETLDPALMRPGRFDRHVLVDRPDVKGREAILKVHASKVKVDDHVNLKYLARLTPGFVGADLANLVNEAALLAARANKPKVTNIEFEEAVERIVAGLEKSTRIMPEEEKNRVAWHEIGHALVACSLPHVDPVHKVSIIPRGLGALGYTLQRPEEDRQLITKTELQNRICVLLGGIAAEDIVFNENSTGGSNDLQRATDLARRMVTEFGMSPKLGRVHYSDMSRSAFLANAATVSESAHSEETIREIDLEVRRIIDAAYETAHEILVTRRAAMDHLTRELLEIEVMDAEKLQQILSQYQTGPQIMPGTSAQISPHPTSLPTPSVAPYRPGESDGSTEGGNPVNVG, from the coding sequence ATGACGGAACCTAAATCCTCCGAGAACCAGCCCACTCAGTCTTCAACGCCGCAGCCCGTGAAGCCAGAGCCCGTGAAGCCAGAGATCGTGAAGCCAGAGATCGTGAAGTCAGAACCCCTGAAGTCAGATCCCGTAAAGCCGGATCCTGTGAAGACTGAACCAGCGAAACCTCTTGGCACAAAGCGAAAAGCTGAAAAACCAGGCTCTTCCAACCTGGTCTGGTATCTGCTGATCGCCATTGTCATTTCGATTGGTGTCTTCACACTGGGTGGCAGTGGTAAACGCACGACCGTCGAATTCAGCGACTTCAAACAGCGATTGAAACAAGGCTCGTTGACTGCCACGAATGTCTTCGAAGTAGAGATTGGGCCGACATCGATTCGCTATCAGGATCAGCCCGGCAACAAAGGTCGTGAAGCCACCTCGTCGAAGCGGGTGATTCCGGCTTACTTTGTGGTGCCGGTCGTTGGTATGCGAGATGGTGCCCAGACCAGCATTATTGAATTGCTGGATAAAAACGGCATCAACTACGGCTTCAGTGCCGAGCCCCCCGAATGGCAAATGATGCTTTATTATCTGGGAGTCCCCCTGATTCTGTTGGCTGTCTTTTTGTATGTCTTCCGGAAAATGGCCGGGCCCGGGGCTGCGATGTCTTTTGGCCGCAGCCGGGGTAAGCTCTATGCCCAGGAAGAGATTGGTGTCACATTTCAAGATGTGGCAGGGATCGATGAAGCGGTTGAAGAACTGCGTGAAGTCGTCGAGTTTCTGAAGACACCTGAAAAGTACCAGGCTCTGGGTGGCCGCATTCCTCGCGGAGTGTTACTGGTTGGGCCGCCGGGTACGGGTAAAACTTTGCTGGCAAAAGCGGTCGCGGGTGAGGCAGGTGTCCCATTTTTCGGATTGTCAGGCTCTGACTTTGTCGAAATGTTTGTCGGTGTTGGAGCTGCGCGCGTTCGCGACATGTTCCAGCAGGCTGGTGAAAGATCGCCCGCGATTATCTTCATCGATGAACTGGATGCGTTGGGCAAAGTCCGCGGAAGTGGCATGCCCGGCGGACACGACGAGCGCGAACAGACACTCAATGCGCTGCTGGTTGAGATGGATGGTTTTTCCTCCGATCAGAGTGTGATCGTCATGGGTGCCACCAATCGACCAGAAACGCTGGACCCCGCCTTAATGCGACCTGGTCGGTTTGACCGCCATGTGCTGGTGGATCGGCCCGATGTCAAAGGTCGTGAAGCGATACTTAAAGTGCATGCCAGCAAGGTCAAAGTTGATGATCACGTCAACTTGAAATATCTGGCACGATTGACTCCTGGTTTTGTTGGTGCCGATCTGGCGAACCTGGTCAATGAAGCCGCACTTCTGGCGGCACGCGCCAACAAACCCAAAGTGACCAACATTGAGTTTGAAGAGGCTGTTGAGCGGATTGTGGCCGGGCTGGAGAAATCGACCCGGATCATGCCCGAGGAAGAGAAGAATCGCGTGGCGTGGCATGAAATCGGCCATGCACTGGTTGCCTGTTCGCTGCCGCATGTTGATCCCGTCCATAAAGTCTCGATCATTCCCCGCGGTCTGGGAGCTCTGGGGTACACACTCCAAAGGCCTGAAGAAGACCGCCAGTTGATTACCAAGACCGAACTTCAGAACCGGATTTGTGTATTACTGGGTGGTATTGCTGCTGAAGACATTGTTTTCAACGAGAACTCCACAGGGGGTTCCAATGATCTGCAGCGGGCGACCGATCTTGCCCGCCGCATGGTGACTGAGTTTGGCATGAGCCCCAAACTGGGACGGGTGCATTACAGCGATATGTCTCGCTCGGCTTTTCTCGCGAATGCCGCCACTGTATCTGAGAGCGCTCATAGCGAAGAGACGATTCGAGAGATCGATCTCGAAGTCAGGCGAATCATCGATGCGGCCTATGAGACAGCTCACGAGATACTCGTGACTCGTCGAGCAGCTATGGATCACCTCACGAGAGAGCTGCTGGAGATCGAGGTGATGGACGCGGAAAAACTTCAGCAGATCCTTTCTCAGTACCAGACCGGGCCACAGATTATGCCGGGAACGTCTGCACAGATTTCGCCGCACCCGACATCTTTGCCCACTCCTTCAGTCGCCCCTTATCGACCGGGCGAGAGTGATGGCAGTACCGAAGGTGGAAACCCAGTGAATGTCGGCTGA
- a CDS encoding MMPL family transporter: MFQSLGNWITHRWYLVIAGWLSLVITMAIVAPPLDDVITTGEFAFLPANFPSRVAEDLFAKAFPADTQRSAIVLVVRRVGENRELTDRDLQFVDDGVDSDDPDRDNELRELLLKIADKFGGLVGQPDDESAESGSTKESSTDAGETAAKGIDANVPQSSEKAAVPAKPAAPLAPLGLGNSQITAIRTYKDPKIGRLLRSEDQKATLVMVELTKDFMDAANKKIVRAVEELLSSRDFMKIVPLGLDISLSGNAVVGRDMLVTADASAKATELLTVVLVIFLLIAIYRAPLLAIIPLLTVFVSVELSLCLLRLLADYRFVVLFQEIKPYVTVLVYGAGVDYCLFLIARYKEELDAGVNYEDAIANSLGKVGAAITASAGTVICGIAMMIFAQFVKFHEAGIAISTGLIIVLIASLTFTPALLRAAGAWAFWPQMKRERPSSTTGWLPAASPLKAFTEALGVNRFWTRLADTILERPLTTLLVSIAAMTPFAIVGLLFFSHLSYGLLSDLPANSPSVLGTKAVQEHFPAGATGPVTVQLRNNNIDFSQRTGDSPGGIDAIKDLTLELRKHLADAQLADIRSVSHPFGGEEDLDSIKQVARRKITTDRSVKFYVSKEPGFDGHLTRLDITTTNDPFARDSIEQLSKVEHLIQQSLPAILKNGTTIYISGSTASIRDLKTVTDSDQIRIDVLVISGVFLILVILLRQPAICLYLVITVLFSYLATLGFTYAFFWAIEPDFAGLDWKVPMFLFTILIAVGEDYNIFLMTRIEEEQHEHGPVGGVVHALSRTGRIISSCGIIMAGTFASLMAGSLKGMTQLGFALAFGVLLDTFVVRTILVPAYLVMLHGGRFGRLGPWLGAKPSTDKFPAQATGNKSTSSAEIPSNSA, translated from the coding sequence ATGTTTCAAAGTCTCGGAAATTGGATCACACATCGCTGGTACCTGGTGATTGCGGGTTGGCTCTCACTCGTCATTACCATGGCGATCGTGGCGCCCCCTCTCGATGATGTGATCACCACCGGTGAATTTGCTTTTCTACCTGCGAACTTTCCCAGCCGGGTGGCTGAGGATCTGTTCGCTAAGGCATTCCCGGCTGATACCCAGCGTAGTGCCATTGTGCTGGTTGTCCGCCGTGTGGGCGAGAATCGTGAGCTGACGGATCGAGATCTGCAGTTTGTCGACGACGGGGTCGATTCCGATGACCCGGATCGGGATAACGAGCTGCGGGAGTTATTACTGAAAATTGCTGATAAGTTTGGTGGTCTGGTCGGTCAACCCGACGATGAGTCTGCTGAGTCAGGTTCCACCAAAGAATCCTCGACCGACGCCGGCGAGACTGCGGCCAAAGGAATCGATGCGAACGTTCCTCAGTCTTCCGAGAAGGCCGCTGTACCTGCCAAGCCCGCTGCTCCACTGGCTCCTCTCGGGTTAGGTAACTCGCAAATTACGGCGATCCGTACCTACAAAGACCCCAAGATTGGCCGGCTCTTACGCAGTGAAGACCAGAAAGCCACACTGGTCATGGTAGAACTGACGAAAGACTTCATGGATGCCGCGAACAAAAAAATTGTTCGTGCCGTGGAAGAACTTCTCTCCAGCCGGGATTTCATGAAAATTGTCCCGCTCGGCCTGGATATCTCTTTAAGTGGTAACGCTGTTGTAGGCCGCGACATGCTGGTGACCGCCGATGCCAGCGCGAAGGCGACTGAGCTGTTGACCGTCGTGCTGGTCATCTTCCTGCTGATCGCGATTTACCGGGCGCCGCTCCTGGCAATCATTCCGCTCTTGACTGTGTTTGTTTCTGTCGAGCTTTCGCTCTGCCTGTTGAGACTTTTGGCAGATTACAGGTTCGTGGTGCTGTTTCAGGAAATCAAGCCCTACGTCACCGTGCTGGTCTATGGTGCCGGTGTCGATTACTGCCTCTTCCTGATTGCCCGCTATAAAGAAGAGCTGGATGCAGGAGTCAATTACGAAGATGCGATCGCCAATTCGCTTGGCAAAGTCGGAGCGGCCATCACCGCCAGTGCCGGGACCGTGATCTGCGGCATCGCCATGATGATCTTTGCTCAGTTTGTGAAGTTCCACGAAGCTGGCATCGCGATTTCCACAGGGCTGATTATCGTCCTGATCGCGTCATTAACATTCACGCCCGCGTTGTTACGTGCTGCAGGAGCCTGGGCTTTCTGGCCACAAATGAAGCGAGAACGTCCCTCCAGCACGACGGGATGGTTACCAGCAGCCAGCCCATTAAAAGCCTTTACTGAAGCGCTAGGCGTCAACCGCTTCTGGACCAGACTGGCCGACACGATTCTTGAGCGGCCACTGACCACACTGCTGGTCAGCATTGCCGCCATGACTCCTTTTGCAATTGTGGGTCTATTGTTCTTCTCGCATCTGAGCTACGGACTGCTCTCTGATCTCCCGGCGAATTCGCCCAGTGTGCTGGGGACCAAAGCCGTACAGGAGCATTTTCCCGCTGGTGCGACCGGGCCAGTCACTGTTCAGCTGAGAAATAACAACATCGACTTCTCTCAAAGAACAGGAGATTCCCCAGGCGGAATCGATGCGATCAAAGATCTGACACTTGAACTTCGCAAGCATCTGGCGGATGCACAACTGGCTGATATTCGCAGTGTTTCTCATCCCTTTGGTGGTGAGGAAGATCTGGATTCGATCAAGCAGGTGGCTCGCCGCAAAATCACGACCGATCGGTCTGTAAAATTCTATGTGAGCAAAGAGCCGGGTTTTGACGGACATTTGACAAGGCTCGACATTACGACAACGAACGATCCGTTTGCCCGGGACAGTATTGAGCAGTTGAGCAAGGTCGAACATCTCATTCAACAAAGTCTGCCAGCGATCCTGAAGAACGGCACAACGATTTATATTTCCGGTTCGACCGCCAGTATTCGCGATTTGAAAACTGTGACTGACAGCGATCAGATCCGCATTGATGTCCTGGTGATCTCGGGAGTCTTCCTCATTCTCGTCATCCTGCTCAGGCAACCCGCGATCTGCCTGTATCTGGTCATTACGGTGCTGTTCAGTTATCTGGCGACACTCGGATTTACCTATGCATTCTTCTGGGCGATTGAACCTGATTTTGCAGGACTGGACTGGAAGGTGCCTATGTTCCTGTTCACGATTCTCATTGCCGTAGGTGAAGACTACAACATCTTTCTCATGACTCGAATTGAAGAAGAGCAGCACGAACATGGGCCTGTGGGTGGAGTCGTCCATGCCCTCTCGCGCACTGGCCGTATCATTTCCAGTTGCGGCATTATCATGGCTGGTACCTTTGCCTCGCTGATGGCTGGTTCACTCAAAGGGATGACACAACTGGGCTTTGCCCTCGCCTTTGGCGTGTTGCTCGATACCTTCGTGGTACGAACAATTCTGGTTCCGGCCTATCTGGTGATGTTGCATGGGGGACGTTTTGGCCGACTGGGGCCCTGGCTGGGAGCCAAGCCATCGACCGATAAATTCCCCGCACAAGCCACCGGCAACAAGTCGACAAGTTCAGCAGAGATCCCATCCAATAGTGCTTAA
- a CDS encoding 6-phosphofructokinase, translating into MKVGILTGGGDCPGLNAVIRGAVRVIGNAGGEVIGLQRGWRGAIDGIGTPLTLENTADILWKGGTILGSSRTNPYKNPDDVKKLLASYERLGLDALIAIGGDDTLGVANKLYNDHKLNTIGCPKTIDNDLSCTDVTFGFDTSINICMESIDRLRTTAESHQRIIVVETMGRHAGWIACEAGMAGSADYILVPEIKVDIEAMCNVLKKRREAGKMWGIVVASEGAVIAPEEGYVTSNAKVDDFGHVSLGGVGELVASIIEKRTGIETRHVILGHLQRGGTPSAYDRVLGTRLGVGAGRLVIAKKFGRMVALQGTSIVDVALQDAVGKLKTLDPAFYQDAAEFFTV; encoded by the coding sequence ATGAAAGTTGGAATTCTCACTGGCGGTGGAGATTGCCCCGGCTTGAATGCCGTCATTCGCGGTGCAGTCCGGGTGATTGGCAATGCAGGTGGTGAAGTCATTGGCCTGCAGCGCGGCTGGCGCGGTGCCATCGACGGGATTGGCACGCCACTGACGCTGGAGAATACCGCTGACATTCTATGGAAGGGTGGCACCATTCTGGGTTCTTCCCGTACCAACCCTTACAAGAACCCTGACGATGTCAAAAAGCTGCTGGCCAGTTACGAGCGGTTGGGCCTCGATGCTCTGATTGCCATTGGTGGTGACGATACGTTAGGCGTGGCCAATAAACTCTACAACGACCACAAGCTCAATACGATTGGCTGCCCCAAGACCATCGACAATGATCTTTCCTGCACCGATGTGACTTTTGGTTTTGATACGTCGATTAACATTTGTATGGAGTCGATTGATCGCTTGCGGACGACGGCCGAATCGCACCAGCGGATCATTGTCGTGGAAACGATGGGACGCCACGCGGGCTGGATTGCCTGCGAAGCCGGGATGGCTGGCTCTGCGGATTATATTCTTGTTCCAGAAATCAAGGTCGATATCGAGGCGATGTGCAACGTCCTCAAGAAACGACGTGAAGCCGGCAAAATGTGGGGCATCGTGGTCGCCAGTGAAGGAGCTGTGATTGCACCCGAAGAAGGCTACGTGACATCCAATGCCAAGGTCGACGACTTCGGACATGTCAGCCTCGGTGGTGTCGGCGAACTGGTGGCTTCGATCATTGAAAAGCGGACGGGAATCGAAACCCGCCATGTTATTCTCGGGCACCTCCAGCGTGGTGGCACACCATCGGCTTATGATCGTGTTCTCGGGACGCGTCTGGGTGTGGGAGCCGGGCGACTGGTCATCGCGAAGAAGTTTGGACGGATGGTGGCTCTGCAGGGAACATCGATTGTAGACGTCGCACTGCAGGATGCCGTCGGCAAGCTGAAGACACTCGACCCGGCGTTTTATCAGGATGCTGCCGAGTTCTTCACGGTCTAG
- the larB gene encoding nickel pincer cofactor biosynthesis protein LarB, giving the protein MPDSPPNPSPVSDPSAVSVHQSQSTHFPQEKSLWELLATWRNGDLSDDDLKAQLPLLDALRLNTGGELRLDLGRYSRCGVPEVIYGPGKRPDQIVDAFELLARSQQPALATRLTPDQAEALLMAFPAATVNSLARTVSLGNLPRHSQTVCVVTAGTSDRPVAEEAAETARWLGAPVELICDVGVAGPQRLLAELPRLRQAAVVVVVAGMEAALPSAVAGWVAVPVIAVPTSVGYGANFGGLAAVLSMLNSCAANVTVVNIDAGFKGGYVAGLIARPHASMKAGN; this is encoded by the coding sequence ATGCCCGATTCGCCTCCGAATCCATCCCCAGTTTCTGATCCATCAGCAGTTTCTGTTCATCAAAGCCAGTCGACTCATTTTCCCCAGGAGAAAAGTCTGTGGGAGCTGCTAGCCACCTGGCGAAATGGTGATTTGAGTGATGACGATCTCAAAGCGCAATTGCCACTTCTCGATGCCTTGCGATTAAATACCGGCGGTGAATTGAGGCTCGATCTGGGCCGATATTCGCGATGCGGTGTTCCCGAGGTGATCTATGGTCCAGGCAAGCGGCCTGATCAGATCGTTGACGCTTTTGAGCTTTTGGCCAGATCCCAGCAGCCGGCATTGGCGACTCGATTGACGCCGGATCAGGCCGAAGCGTTGCTGATGGCATTTCCTGCGGCGACTGTCAACAGCCTGGCCCGCACTGTTTCCTTGGGGAACCTGCCCCGGCATTCTCAGACAGTCTGTGTGGTAACGGCCGGGACAAGTGACCGCCCGGTGGCGGAAGAAGCTGCTGAAACGGCTCGATGGCTGGGGGCGCCGGTGGAGTTAATCTGCGATGTGGGAGTCGCAGGACCGCAGCGATTGCTGGCGGAATTGCCCCGCTTGCGACAGGCTGCTGTGGTGGTGGTGGTCGCTGGGATGGAGGCCGCTTTGCCTTCGGCAGTGGCAGGCTGGGTGGCGGTGCCTGTGATTGCTGTCCCGACGAGTGTCGGCTATGGCGCCAATTTTGGTGGTCTGGCAGCCGTGCTCTCGATGCTCAACAGTTGTGCTGCCAACGTCACCGTGGTCAATATCGACGCCGGGTTTAAGGGAGGGTACGTTGCCGGTTTGATTGCCCGGCCACACGCATCGATGAAGGCAGGAAACTGA
- the accB gene encoding acetyl-CoA carboxylase biotin carboxyl carrier protein has protein sequence MSEASPASGEPFDLQKLQQLFELMEKHDLSEVNLKNGPEHIRLRRGSSTVTVAAPAPTYLPAPAAPVASAPAAAAPAASAPAAEAGLIDIKSPTVGTFYTSPTPEDPAFVNVGSTVGPQTVVCIIEAMKVFNQIPAEVSGTIAAVLVKNGDPVEYGQPLFRVRP, from the coding sequence ATGTCCGAAGCATCACCAGCGAGCGGCGAGCCGTTCGATCTGCAGAAGCTCCAGCAGTTATTTGAACTCATGGAGAAGCATGATCTGAGTGAAGTCAATTTGAAGAACGGGCCAGAGCATATCCGTCTGCGCCGCGGCTCAAGCACGGTGACAGTGGCGGCTCCAGCCCCCACCTATCTCCCTGCTCCAGCAGCGCCTGTGGCATCGGCTCCGGCAGCCGCTGCTCCTGCTGCGTCAGCCCCTGCTGCGGAAGCCGGTCTAATTGATATCAAGAGCCCGACAGTGGGGACGTTCTATACGTCACCAACACCCGAAGACCCAGCTTTCGTGAATGTGGGTTCGACAGTTGGCCCGCAAACTGTGGTGTGCATTATTGAGGCCATGAAGGTCTTCAACCAGATTCCAGCGGAAGTCAGTGGCACAATCGCTGCAGTGCTTGTGAAGAATGGCGATCCCGTGGAATACGGTCAGCCACTGTTCCGTGTTCGACCATAG
- a CDS encoding M24 family metallopeptidase — translation MINQAASEKAMTAKPPEKSATDRPAQRRSKLLSLIKKAGLRGLLVTNPKNVTYLTGFSGDDSYLVVTPEKTVLLTDSRFTTQVEQECPGLPYETRTARKPMAELVGAFFKSSGNFSLGFESQHVSFALHHDWANRLKSITLVPTTDLVEQLRCIKDASEIAETREAVQMAQRGFEVVKSLFVPEMTEAAIAADLEHAMRRFGAAKVAFDPIIAVGPRAALPHARAGNSQLSEAGFVLLDWGASTPKGYKSDITRVVATGKVPAQIEKAYRVVLAAQLAAIALIRPGASCQEIDTAARKVIEDAGYGKYFGHGLGHGIGLDVHENPRFSPISTDELKVGQIVTVEPGIYFPELGGIRIEDDVLVTKDGHEVLTSLPKSFEEFQARR, via the coding sequence GTGATTAATCAAGCAGCGAGCGAGAAGGCCATGACAGCGAAACCTCCAGAGAAATCGGCTACTGATCGCCCCGCACAGCGTCGCAGCAAACTGCTGTCTCTCATCAAGAAAGCCGGTCTGCGCGGACTGCTGGTCACCAACCCTAAAAACGTAACCTACCTAACGGGCTTTTCGGGTGATGACAGCTATCTCGTGGTGACTCCCGAAAAGACGGTTCTGCTGACGGATAGTCGTTTCACCACACAAGTTGAACAGGAATGCCCGGGTTTACCTTACGAAACAAGAACTGCCCGCAAGCCAATGGCAGAACTGGTAGGGGCGTTTTTCAAATCGAGCGGGAATTTTTCGCTCGGGTTTGAATCTCAGCATGTCTCGTTTGCACTCCACCACGATTGGGCCAATCGCCTGAAATCGATCACGCTGGTGCCCACCACAGATCTGGTTGAACAACTGCGCTGCATCAAGGATGCTTCCGAGATCGCTGAGACCCGCGAAGCTGTGCAGATGGCTCAGCGGGGTTTTGAAGTTGTGAAGTCACTCTTTGTTCCGGAGATGACCGAAGCGGCGATTGCGGCAGATCTGGAACATGCCATGCGGCGATTTGGTGCTGCCAAGGTCGCATTCGACCCCATTATCGCCGTGGGGCCAAGAGCCGCACTACCCCACGCGCGGGCAGGTAACAGCCAGCTCTCTGAAGCGGGTTTCGTATTGCTCGATTGGGGTGCCAGCACTCCCAAAGGATACAAAAGCGATATCACTCGCGTGGTCGCCACTGGTAAAGTTCCAGCACAGATTGAAAAGGCTTATCGAGTGGTGCTGGCGGCCCAACTGGCAGCGATTGCACTCATCCGGCCCGGTGCCAGTTGTCAGGAAATCGATACGGCCGCCCGCAAAGTGATCGAAGACGCCGGTTATGGAAAATACTTCGGCCATGGTCTGGGCCATGGAATTGGCCTGGACGTGCATGAGAATCCTCGCTTTAGCCCGATCTCGACCGATGAACTGAAAGTCGGCCAGATTGTGACTGTGGAGCCAGGCATCTACTTCCCGGAACTGGGCGGTATCCGGATTGAGGATGACGTTCTGGTCACAAAAGATGGCCACGAAGTTTTAACCAGCCTGCCGAAATCCTTTGAAGAATTTCAGGCACGGCGATAA
- the accC gene encoding acetyl-CoA carboxylase biotin carboxylase subunit, protein MFQRILVANRGEIALRIIRACREMGIQTVAVFSEADRNADYIRLADEAYCIGPAQSANSYLLINRIISAAEVGNVQAIHPGYGFLSENEHFAEVCRSCNIEFIGPPHEAMAKLGDKVTAKEIAKSAKVNLVPGSDGLITDEETAIGIANKIGYPVLIKATAGGGGKGMRVARNDITLKAGLKQAALEAEKAFNNAGVYLEKYIENPRHVEVQILADQHGEVLHLWERDCSTQRRHQKMIEESPAPNLPNNVREELCKAAVRLVKTAGYTNAGTCEFIVDKDNNFYFIEVNARIQVEHPVTEQVTGIDLIRQQIRVAANEPLGIKQKQVPCNGHAIEVRINAEDPDNDFRGSPGKITKLRIPGGLGVRWDSHVHEGYVIPPYYDSMIGKLIVHKPTRLEAIACMKRCLDELVLEGVKTTIPLLKRIFNHSAFVEGKMYTTFVEQELVGR, encoded by the coding sequence ATGTTTCAACGGATTTTAGTAGCCAACCGTGGCGAGATTGCTCTTCGAATCATTCGTGCCTGCCGCGAAATGGGGATTCAGACAGTCGCTGTTTTCAGTGAGGCTGATCGTAACGCGGATTACATTCGCCTCGCCGATGAAGCGTATTGCATCGGGCCGGCACAATCGGCGAACAGCTATCTGCTGATCAATCGTATCATCAGTGCAGCAGAAGTGGGTAATGTCCAGGCGATTCATCCCGGGTATGGTTTCCTTTCCGAGAACGAACACTTTGCGGAAGTCTGCCGCAGTTGCAACATTGAGTTTATTGGCCCTCCGCATGAGGCCATGGCGAAGCTGGGTGATAAGGTCACTGCGAAAGAAATCGCGAAATCGGCTAAGGTGAATCTCGTTCCGGGTAGTGATGGACTGATTACCGACGAAGAGACCGCTATTGGTATTGCCAACAAGATTGGCTATCCAGTTCTGATCAAAGCGACCGCAGGTGGTGGTGGCAAAGGGATGCGTGTCGCCCGTAACGATATTACGTTGAAGGCAGGCCTTAAGCAGGCGGCTCTTGAAGCGGAAAAGGCTTTTAACAACGCGGGCGTCTACCTCGAAAAATACATCGAGAATCCGCGCCATGTGGAAGTGCAGATTCTGGCGGATCAGCATGGCGAAGTGCTGCATTTGTGGGAACGCGATTGTTCGACACAGCGCCGTCATCAGAAGATGATTGAAGAATCACCTGCACCCAACTTGCCCAACAACGTTCGAGAAGAACTTTGCAAAGCAGCGGTTCGTCTCGTGAAAACGGCAGGCTACACCAATGCCGGTACCTGCGAGTTCATCGTCGATAAAGACAACAACTTCTACTTCATTGAAGTGAATGCCCGTATTCAGGTTGAGCACCCAGTCACTGAGCAGGTTACGGGAATTGACCTCATTCGGCAGCAGATCCGTGTGGCGGCAAATGAACCACTGGGGATCAAGCAGAAACAGGTTCCCTGTAATGGTCACGCCATCGAAGTACGTATCAATGCTGAAGACCCGGATAACGATTTCCGTGGATCACCAGGGAAGATCACGAAGCTCCGTATTCCGGGTGGATTGGGCGTTCGCTGGGATTCCCATGTCCATGAAGGCTATGTCATCCCTCCTTACTACGATTCGATGATTGGCAAGCTGATTGTGCACAAGCCCACCAGGCTCGAAGCCATTGCCTGTATGAAGCGTTGCCTCGATGAACTGGTGCTCGAAGGTGTCAAAACCACAATTCCGCTGCTCAAGCGCATCTTCAATCACTCGGCATTTGTCGAAGGCAAGATGTACACCACGTTCGTCGAGCAGGAACTGGTTGGCAGATAG
- a CDS encoding DUF2752 domain-containing protein, which produces MLALGALLMAPWLIASEDLALQDPEPHMKDRLLLWIPAGLSAIAPDVVNTTDGQFYWPFPHACMSRRLFDIDCPGCGLTRSTIKTFQGQWMAGFKRHHWGWLAALVLILQIPYRILSLSGSSMVRQAWLEQGLAKSVSWGIPLLALVITGEWILQKTISTLNK; this is translated from the coding sequence ATGCTGGCTCTGGGGGCGCTGCTCATGGCCCCATGGTTGATTGCCAGCGAAGATTTAGCGTTACAGGATCCCGAACCGCACATGAAGGATCGATTGCTGTTGTGGATTCCTGCAGGGTTGAGCGCGATCGCACCCGATGTCGTCAACACGACAGACGGCCAGTTTTACTGGCCATTTCCGCACGCCTGCATGTCCCGGCGTTTGTTCGATATTGATTGTCCTGGCTGTGGTCTGACTCGCTCAACGATTAAGACATTTCAGGGCCAGTGGATGGCTGGGTTCAAACGACATCACTGGGGTTGGCTCGCGGCGTTGGTGCTGATCCTGCAGATTCCCTATCGAATCCTCTCGCTGAGTGGGAGTTCTATGGTGAGACAGGCCTGGTTGGAGCAAGGGCTCGCGAAGAGCGTCAGTTGGGGAATCCCGCTGTTGGCACTGGTGATCACTGGGGAATGGATCTTGCAGAAGACGATTTCCACACTTAACAAATGA